A window of Chaetodon auriga isolate fChaAug3 chromosome 2, fChaAug3.hap1, whole genome shotgun sequence contains these coding sequences:
- the odad1 gene encoding coiled-coil domain-containing protein 114 — MPRGRSATSARSDSSELDTDGTESEIAKLQRQFRIMEGDRQAYNLQAREQIRKQQQEIEKLLKEQEELHRNLGACKSFSRQQQDSEDTQSLRALLEQRDLLEEELEKEKQCQKEIKKEITKMQLKLAEVRKGEVSTSVTQRSEVRRTQKAIRTLEYKLNGALTRFNEQLTKNSHLREELQTLHIERIRFQQLRNRLDKELHNVRKKIGEIVSLSTAAYDARVEAQSKMSMMREKAVKDLAQYNTEMKELERLIAHECSLKEFMTTKCSERSGQQDGHENGHRQLSELKEQRRMDLGEEPLDALEEVFERIQIVTGEDNLDMLVIRFMQVEDRNFALFNFVNEQNNEAEALRDQISQIQAEIEQLRVAGLQQEQDHRSLLREIDEQRKETESQAEEYEKQASIISKILDEVKTGVNSIFSKMECDRSVIEDILGSSAGISENNIMSYLGLVEQKTNELLTIQAFLNSKDLEKDYNPKDLPKFLLGQNPELLQQNLSIQSAIKGVDYDAEESPLTDEEEQPLSQEELRKRIMKGVLQKESSVQQAATKASKIGQQSDGRQRSLEDALI, encoded by the exons ATGCCTCGAGGAAGATCAGCCACAAGTGCCCGCTCTGACAGCAGTGAGCTGGATACTGATGGTACAG aATCAGAGATAGCAAAACTGCAGAGACAGTTCAGGATCATGGAAGGAGATCGGCAGGCCTACAACCTTCAGGCCCGGGAGCAGATACGCAAACAACA GCAGGAGATAGAAAAGCTGCTGAAGGAGCAAGAGGAGCTGCATCGAAACCTTGGTGCATGTAAGAGCTTTTCAcgccagcagcaggacagtgaggacacccAGAGTCTTCGTGCTCTGCTGGAGCAGAGAGACTTActagaggaggagctggagaaagagaagcagtgtcaaaaagagataaagaaagag ATCACAAAGATGCAGTTGAAGCTGGCAGAGGTGAGAAAAGGGGAGGTCAGTACCAGTGTTACCCAGAGGTCTGAGGTACGGCGGACTCAGAAGGCCATACGCACTTTGGAATACAAGCTGAACGGA GCCTTGACTCGCTTCAATGAGCAACTGACCAAAAACAGCCACCTGAGAGAAGAATTGCAGACTCTTCATATTGAGCGCATCCGTTTCCAGCAGCTACGAAACAGGCTGgacaag GAACTCCACAATGTCCGTAAGAAGATCGGGGAAATTGTCAGCCTGTCCACTGCAGCTTACGATGCCAG GGTGGAGGCTCAGTCCAAGATGTCCATGATGAGGGAGAAGGCAGTGAAGGACCTTGCCCAGTacaacacagagatgaaggaacTGGAAAGACTTATTGCACATGAGTGTAGCCTGAAAGAGTTCATGACCACCAAGTGCAGCGAGAGGAGCGGGCAGCAAGACGGCCATGAGAACGGACACAGGCAGC TGTCAGAGctgaaggagcagaggaggatggaCTTGGGGGAGGAGCCTCTGGATGCTCTAGAGGAGGTGTTTGAGAGGATCCAGATTGTGACAGGGGAGGACAACCTGGACATGCTGGTCATCAGGTTCATGCAGG TTGAAGACCGGAACTTTGCCCTCTTCAATTTTGTAAATGAGCAAAACAATGAGGCCGAGGCACTGCGGGATCAAATCAGCCAG ATTCAAGCAGAGATCGAGCAGCTTCGAGTAGCTGGTTTGCAACAGGAGCAAGATCATCGCTCTTTGCTGAGGGAGATTGATGAGCAGCGAAAGGAAACCGAGTCCCAAGCTGAGGAGTATGAAAAACAAGCCAGCATCATAAGcaaaatcctggatgaggtTAAAACAG GAGTGAACAGCATCTTCTCTAAGATGGAGTGCGACCGCTCTGTGATAGAGGACATACTGGGCTCCTCTGCAGGGATCAGCGAGAACAACATCATGTCCTACCTGGGTCTGGTGGAACAGAAGACCAATGAGCTGCTCACCATACAAGCTTTCCTCAATTCAAAA GATCTGGAAAAGGACTACAATCCGAAAGACCTGCCCAAATTTCTTTTGGGTCAAAATCCAGAACTGCTTCAGCAGAATCTCAGCATCCAGTCTGCAATCAAGGG TGTGGACTATGATGCAGAGGAGTCTCCTCTcactgatgaggaagaacagcCACTTTCACAGGAGGAACTTCGCAAAAGAATAATGAAAGGG GTTCTGCAGAAAGAGAGTTCAGTCCAGCAGGCAGCAACCAAAGCCTCAAAGATTGGCCAGCAGTCTGATGGCAGACAGCGCTCCCTGGAAGATGCACTGATCTGA